One Molothrus aeneus isolate 106 chromosome 6, BPBGC_Maene_1.0, whole genome shotgun sequence genomic window carries:
- the LOC136558216 gene encoding uncharacterized protein: MAEDSPKRRKANFNEAETEVLIEQVLKHEQLLFAAGPGRASAGQKRKVWELIRHKVNPVAACPRDVEDLKKRWRDLKRRDRSKLCRLSQGCGPPAPPALGLLLAPEELPPAAAPPARRQRRPYGSLLPAEAVPIVGGIDTLELPGAVVGDMGFNGSPGPSHQSSLEQMNLKEEIVVKVVEPEESSGDMVVVPPSQEQLPFLGTSGGGSSGKVKAKTKGRCQADQNEMTEEDLLQIQQTQIQVIQSGFDSVNHNLRLLQQGMQDLNNSISIMAHTLVAIKNIYVKNNTGPTTHATASTQTTAGYLSPGSPQLSPAKDRARAQVAGSSSRSSSCSSSSMSQEPGPSEFPRPPLRTIKKEHPNGCYYFCFADV; the protein is encoded by the exons ATGGCCGAGGACTCGCCCAAACGGCGCAAGGCGAACTTCAACGAGGCGGAGACGGAGGTGCTGATCGAGCAGGTGCTGAAGCACGAGCAGCTGCTGTTCGCGGCGGGACCCGGCCGCGCCTCCGCGGGCCAGAAGCGGAAGGTGTGGGAGCTGATCCGGCACAAGGTGAACCCGGTGGCCGCCTGCCCCCGCGACGTGGAGGACCTGAAGAAGCGCTGGCGGGACCTGAAGCGCCGCGACCGCAGCAAGCTGTGCCGCCTCTCGCAGGGCTGCGGGCCGCCGGCGCCCCCCGCCCTCGGCCTCCTCCTGGCCCCCGAGGagctgccgcccgccgccgcgccgcccgcccgccgccagCGCCGCCCCTACGGCTCCCTGCTGCCCGCCGAGGCCGTGCCCATCGTGGGCGGTATCGACACGCTGGAGCTGCCCGGCGCCGTCGTGGGGGACATGG GGTTTAATGGCAGTCCTGGCCCATCTCATCAATCAAGTCTTGAGCAGATGAACCTCAAAGAAGAAATAGTAGTGAAGGTGGTGGAGCCAGAAGAAAGCTCTGGGGACATGGTAGTGGTTCCACCTAGTCAAGAACAGCTGCCTTTTCTGGGGACATCAGGTGGTGGTTCCTCTGGGAAagtaaaagccaaaacaaaaggCAGGTGCCAGGCAGACCAAAATGAAATGACTGAAGAGGACCTACTGCAGATTCAGCAGACCCAAATACAGGTGATCCAGTCTGGCTTTGACAGTGTCAACCACAATCTTCGGCTGCTGCAGCAAGGCATGCAAGATCTGAATAACAGCATCAGCATCATGGCACATACGCTTGTCGCTATCAAGAACATCTATGTGAAAAACAACACTGGCCCAACCACACATGCAACTGCATCTACTCAGACCACAGCTGGGTACCTGAGCCCAGGatccccccagctctcccctgcTAAGGACAGAGCTAGAGCACAGgtggctggaagcagcagcagaagcagcagctgcagctccagctccatgtCACAAGAGCCAGGTCCTTCTGAGTTTCCTAGGCCTCCCCTGAGAACCATTAAGAAAGAACATCCAAATGGCTGCTACTACTTCTGCTTTGCAGATGTGTAA